GTTGATGAACTCAGAAACGATATGATATTCATGCATGGTGGTATGTATCCTCCATCTTACCTGTTCCAGGTTTAGTGTATGTATTGTCCAGGTGAAGACATTTTTTCGGACAATGCTCAACACAACTTCCACAAATAATACAACGAAGCCTGTTAATTTTCCACATTTTTTCTTCTTTTATTACCGAAATTGCCTGCGTAGGGCATTTTTTTTCGCATATTCCACAAAAAATACATTGCGAAACATCAATACAGAGTGTTCCGCGCGTATTTTTATATTGCGTGCGAAGCGGGCCAAAAGGATATTTTCTTGTTACGGGTTTTTTGAATAAACTTTTCAAAGTTGTTTTTGTCATGCTAAAAAGTGGCATAGTTATCTCTCCATACAACTAATACAGGGATCAATAGTTAGTATAAGTAATGGAACATCGGCAAGCTGGCATCCTGCAAGCATCTTCACAACTGCGGGAATATTCGCAAATGTCGGTGTTCTGATTCTTAACCGTTCTAAAAAATTACTTCCATTAGCTTTTGCGTAATAGATGACTTCACCGCGCGGTTGTTCTGTTCGGGCAAAGAATTCACCGTTAGGCGTACCGGTTACTTTTGTTTCTATAGCTCCTGATGGAATCTTTTCTGCA
This region of Candidatus Ancaeobacter aquaticus genomic DNA includes:
- a CDS encoding 4Fe-4S binding protein — translated: MPLFSMTKTTLKSLFKKPVTRKYPFGPLRTQYKNTRGTLCIDVSQCIFCGICEKKCPTQAISVIKEEKMWKINRLRCIICGSCVEHCPKKCLHLDNTYTKPGTGKMEDTYHHA